The Argentina anserina chromosome 3, drPotAnse1.1, whole genome shotgun sequence genome includes a region encoding these proteins:
- the LOC126786860 gene encoding B-box zinc finger protein 22 gives MKIQCNVCEAAEATVLCCADEAALCWACDEKIHAANKLASKHQRVPLSACHMPKCDICQEAVGYFFCLEDRAILCRKCDVAIHTVNSFVSGHRRFLLTGVKVGPEPNPPGGGSSSMKSDSGAVSKFEEKNNQLAEECKVAAASVAGVDFAGGSGAGSVPHWPMEDFLGFTDFDQSFGYMDNGSSKADCGKLGESDSSALRSSEGEQEDYECIGQVPEISWMVPNVPSPPTSSGLYWPKSYQNPSHSAAFVPDVCFSDMQNLLHYQQNGAVSKRHRQF, from the exons ATGAAGATACAGTGCAACGTGTGCGAGGCGGCAGAGGCCACCGTGCTCTGCTGCGCCGACGAGGCCGCGCTCTGCTGGGCCTGCGACGAGAAGATCCACGCCGCCAACAAGCTAGCCAGCAAGCACCAGAGAGTCCCTCTCTCGGCTTGTCATATGCCCAAGTGCGATATCTGCCAG GAGGCAGTTGGGTATTTTTTCTGTTTGGAGGACAGAGCGATATTGTGTAGGAAGTGTGATGTTGCGATACATACTGTGAATAGTTTTGTTTCCGGTCACCGGAGGTTTTTGCTGACCGGAGTTAAGGTTGGGCCGGAGCCCAATCCCCCTGGTGGTGGGTCTTCCTCGATGAAATCGGACTCCGGGGCTGTGTCGAAATTTGAAGAGAAGAACAATCAGTTAGCTGAGGAGTGTAAAGTGGCGGCGGCCAGTGTGGCTGGGGTGGATTTTGCTGGGGGGTCTGGAGCTGGGTCTGTGCCACATTGGCCTATGGAGGATTTTTTGGGGTTTACGGATTTCGATCAAAGCTTTGGGTACATGGATAATGGATCGTCTAAG GCTGATTGCGGCAAACTAGGGGAGTCTGATTCATCAGCTTTGAGATCATCCGAGGGGGAACAAGAGGATTACGAGTGCATAGGTCAGGTGCCGGAGATTTCATGGATGGTGCCTAATGTGCCTTCCCCGCCTACATCCTCGGGGCTATACTGGCCTAAATCTTATCAGAATCCATCGCATTCTGCAGCGTTTGTTCCAGACGTTTGCTTCTCAGATATGCAAAATCTTCTTCACTATCAACAGAATGGTGCTGTGTCAAAACGTCATAGGCAATTCTAG